In Sorghum bicolor cultivar BTx623 chromosome 8, Sorghum_bicolor_NCBIv3, whole genome shotgun sequence, one genomic interval encodes:
- the LOC110437636 gene encoding uncharacterized protein LOC110437636 has translation MRYAIRLHFPASNNAAEYEALVNGLHIAIELGIKRLDIRGDSRLVIDQVMKESSCHDPKMDAYCKAVRRLEEKFDGLELNHVLRKYNEAADALAKMASERATIPQDVFVSDIYKPFVDYKDDGGSDEPQNKQSADPKDAVAQEQEAMDIEPEPPATDDSPDWRYPLLQRLVDGTLPLDQAKARRVARRAKTFVLLDGEIRRHRNRKDL, from the exons atgcgatacgcaatCCGGCTCCACTTCCCCGCTTCAAACAATGCAGCAGAGTATGAGGCCCTTGTGAACGGTCTTCACATTGCGATCGAACTTGGGATCAAGCGGCTCGACATCCGAGGCGATTCCAGACTCGTCATcgatcaagtcatgaaagaaTCTAGCTGCCATGACCCCAAGATGGACGCATACTGCAAGGCGGTTCGACGCCTGGAAGAGAAattcgacggcctcgaacttaaccacgtgttaagaaAGTATAATGAagccgccgacgcgctcgccaagatggcatccgagcgggccaccATCCCCCAggatgttttcgtcagcgacATCTACAAACCTTTcgtcgactacaaggacgacgggggGTCGGATGAGCCCCAAAACAAACAGAGTGCCGACCCCAAAGACGCTGTCGCCCAAgaacaggaggccatggacatcgagccagagccacctgcGACTGACGACTCGCCTGATTGGCGCTACCCTTTGCTTCAACGCCTGGTCGATGGCACTCTGCCCCTGGACCAGGCTAAAGCGAGACGCGTGGCTCGTCGTGCCAAGACCTTCGTCCTCCTCGACGGGGAAAT CCGACGCCACAGAAATCGTAAggacctgtga
- the LOC8076673 gene encoding methylsterol monooxygenase 1-2: MMPYATAAEAEAALGRSMTWAEALWFRYSAAMPDLWLMWHIALVYLVVDALAPLPAMILQQLAPGYALRHKLQPGVVAPQPSLVSTYLCYMRESTRVSLAILGPFPLVYTLTFKLFGVRTGLPLPSVWETGMHLVVYTLVEDYLTYWLHRFLHTKWGYEKIHHVHHEKTAPSGFAAVYSHGAELSLLAVTIFAGPAMVPCHVTTHWLWFAIRLMEASDAHCGYNFPFSLAGLIPFFVGAEFHDYHHYAGGKTRTNFGSVFTYCDYIYGTNKSYLHHKRSLAKLKTMKEVEHNMKGSSVKED, from the exons ATGATGCCCTATGCTaccgcggcggaggcggaggcggcgctGGGGCGCTCTATGACCTGGGCGGAAGCCTTGTGGTTCCGCTACTCGGCGGCGATGCCGGACCTGTGGCTCATGTGGCACATCGCCCTCGTCTACCTCGTCGTCGACGCGCTGGCGCCGCTGCCCGCCATGATTCTCCAGCAGCTCGCGCCAGGCTATGCGCTGCGACACAAGCTGCAGCCCGGGGTGGTGGCGCCGCAGCCCTCGCTGGTTTCTACCTACCTCTGCTACATGAGGGAGAGCACCCGTGTCTCCCTGGCCATCTTGGGTCCTTTCCCACTCGTCTACACCCTCACATTCAAG CTGTTTGGAGTCCGGACAGGGCTTCCTTTGCCCTCGGTATGGGAGACAGGGATGCACCTGGTGGTGTACACCTTGGTAGAGGACTACCTGACGTACTGGCTCCACCGCTTTCTGCACACCAAGTGGGGCTACGAGAAGATCCACCATGTCCACCACGAGAAGACGGCGCCGTCCGGTTTCGCCGCGGTCTATTCTCACGGCGCCGAGCTCAGCTTGTTAGCCGTCACAATCTTTGCAGGGCCAGCAATGGTGCCATGCCATGTCACGACGCACTGGCTTTGGTTCGCCATCCGCTTAATGGAAGCCTCCGATGCACACTGCGG TTACAACTTTCCATTTAGCCTTGCGGGGTTGATCCCATTTTTCGTGGGCGCGGAATTCCACGACTATCATCACTACGCTGGAGGGAAAACTCGGACCAATTTTGGTTCTGTGTTTACATATTGTGATTATATTTATGGGACAAATAAG agCTACCTACACCACAAGAGAAGCCTAGCAAAG CTGAAGACGATGAAGGAGGTCGAACACAACATGAAGGGCAGCAGCGTGAAAGAAGACTGA